A genomic stretch from Microtus pennsylvanicus isolate mMicPen1 chromosome 9, mMicPen1.hap1, whole genome shotgun sequence includes:
- the Fbxw5 gene encoding F-box/WD repeat-containing protein 5 encodes MDEGGMPLLPDSLIYQIFLSLGPADVLAAGLVCRQWQAVSRDEFLWREQFYRYYQVARDVPRHPAATSWYEEFRRLYDMVPCVEVQTLKEHTDQVLHLSFSHSGYQFASCSKDCTVKIWNNDLSISLLHSADMRPYNWSYTQFSQFNQDDSLLLASGVFLGPHNSSSGEIAVISLDSFALLSRVRNKPYDVFGCWLTETSLISGNLHRIGDITSCSVLWLNNAFQDVESENVNVVKRLFKIQNLNASTIRTVMVADCSRFDSPDLLLDAGDQAGLPCRVFDLGGDSDEEPPGPGLHTSGSGRVKEGLRRMLDSVLDGHAQLSDCALEAKVAELLAQGHTKPPECSDADTRNKYLIFTTGCLTYSPHQIGIKQILPHQMTTAGPVLGEGRGSDAFFDALDHVIDVHGHIIGMGLSPDNRYLYVNSRAWPPGSVVADPMQPPPIAEEIDLLVFDLKTMREVKRALRAHRAYTPNDECFFIFLDVSRDFVASGAEDRHGYIWDRHYNICLAKLRHEDVVNSVAFSPQEQELLLTASDDATIKAWRSPRTVRVLQAPRPRPRPFFSWFASHRR; translated from the exons ATGGACGAGGGGGGCATGCCCCTGCTCCCCGACAGCCTTATCTACCAGATCTTCCTGAGCCTGGGCCCTGCAGATGTGCTGGCCGCTGGGCTGGTGTGCCGCCAATGGCAGGCTGTATCCCGGGACGAGTTCTTATGGAGGGAGCAGTTCTACCGATACTACCAGGTGGCTCGAGATGTGCCCCGCCACCCAG CGGCCACGTCCTGGTATGAAGAGTTCCGACGGCTCTACGACATGGTACCCTGTGTGGAGGTACAGACACTGAAGGAGCACACCGACCAGGTCCTGCACCTCAGCTTCTCCCACTCGGGGTACCAGTTTGCTTCCTGCTCCAAGGACTGCACAGTGAAG ATCTGGAACAACGACCTGAGTATCTCTCTGCTGCACAGCGCAGATATGAGGCCGTACAACTGGAGCTACACCCAGTTCTCCCAGTTCAACCAAGATGACTCGCTGCTGCTGGCCTCAGGGGTGTTCCTGGGGCCGCACAACTCCTCCTCAGGCGAGATAGCTGTCATCAGCCTAG ACTCCTTCGCCCTGCTGTCCCGTGTGCGAAACAAGCCCTATGATGTGTTTGGCTGCTGGCTCACAGAAACCAGCCTCATTTCGGGGAACCTGCACCGCATTGGAGATATCACCTCCTGTTCAGTGCTGTGGCTCAACAATGCCTTCCAG GATGTGGAGTCGGAGAATGTCAATGTGGTAAAGCGGCTCTTTAAGATCCAGAACCTCAACGCTAGCACCATCCGCACGGTGATGGTGGCAGACTGCAGCCGCTTTGATAGCCCGGACCTCCTGCTGGATGCTGGGGACCAGGCTGGGCTCCCCTGCCGAGTCTTCGACCTAGGTGGGGATAGTGACGAAGAGCCCCCTGGCCCGGGTTTGCACACCTCTGGTTCTGGGCGCGTCAAGGAAGGTTTGCGGCGCATGTTGGATAGCGTGTTGGATGGACACGCACAGCTATCAGACTGTGCACTGGAGGCCAAGGTGGCTGAGCTGCTGGCCCAGGGCCACACCAAGCCCCCAGAGTGTAGCGATGCTGACACCAGGAACAAGTACCTCATCTTCACCACTGGCTGCCTCACCTACTCACCCCATCAGATCG GCATCAAACAGATCCTGCCACACCAGATGACTACAGCAGGGCCTGTGCTGGGTGAGGGCCGGGGCTCCGATGCCTTCTTTGATGCACTGGACCATGTCATTGACGTGCACGGGCACATCATTGGCATGGGCCTGTCTCCTGATAACAG GTACCTGTATGTGAATAGCCGCGCCTGGCCTCCTGGCTCAGTGGTAGCTGACCCCATGCAGCCACCGCCCATTGCAGAGGAGATTGACCTGCTGGTGTTTGACCTCAAGACCATGCGGGAGGTGAAGCGGGCTCTGCGAGCGCACCGTGCCTACACGCCCAATGACGAGTGCTTCTTCATCTTCTTGGATGTCAGCAGGGATTTTGTGGCCAG TGGGGCTGAAGATCGGCATGGTTATATCTGGGACCGCCACTACAACATCTGCCTAGCCAAGCTGCGGCATGAAGACGTGGTCAACTCGGTGGCCTTTAGCCCCCAGGAGCAGGAGCTTTTGTTGACAGCCAGTGATGATGCCACCATCAAAGCTTGGCGCTCACCACGCACTGTTCGTGTCCTCCAGGCCCCACGCCCACGCCCACGTCCCTTCTTCTCCTGGTTTGCCAGCCATAGGCGCTGA
- the C8g gene encoding complement component C8 gamma chain isoform X2 has product MTQFAGTWLLVAVGSACRFLQEQGHRAEATTLHTTPQGAAMAVSTFRKLDGICWQIRQHFGDTGVPGRFRLQGARGPVPVVVAETDYQNFAVLYLEQARRLTVKLYVRSLPVSDSALNVFEQRVRGANLTEHQVFYFPKYGFCETADQFHTLNEVRR; this is encoded by the exons ATGACACAG TTTGCAGGGACATGGCTCCTTGTGGCTGTGGGCTCTGCATGCCGCTTTCTTCAGGAGCAGGGCCACCGGGCTGAGGCCACCACATTGCACACAACTCCCCAGGGTGCAGCTATGGCTGTCAGCACCTTCCGAAAGCT AGATGGAATCTGTTGGCAGATACGCCAACACTTTGGAGACACCGGGGTCCCTGGCCGCTTCAGGCTCCAAG ggGCCCGTGGGCCAGTGCCTGTGGTTGTTGCTGAGACCGACTACCAGAACTTTGCCGTCCTGTATCTGGAGCAGGCGAGGAGGTTGACTGTGAAGCTGTATG TCCGCTCACTCCCAGTGAGTGATTCTGCCCTGAATGTGTTTGAGCAGCGAGTCAGAGGAGCCAACTTGACAGAACACCAGGTCTTTTACTTCCCCAAGTACG GTTTCTGCGAAACTGCGGACCAGTTCCACACCCTGAATG AGGTGCGGAGATGA
- the C8g gene encoding complement component C8 gamma chain isoform X1 — MLSPRAVLFFTLLLTAISLGQRARKPSRAPSPISTIQAQANFNVEQFAGTWLLVAVGSACRFLQEQGHRAEATTLHTTPQGAAMAVSTFRKLDGICWQIRQHFGDTGVPGRFRLQGARGPVPVVVAETDYQNFAVLYLEQARRLTVKLYVRSLPVSDSALNVFEQRVRGANLTEHQVFYFPKYGFCETADQFHTLNEVRR; from the exons ATGCTGTCCCCTAGGGCTGTGTTGTTCTTCACCCTGCTCTTGACAGCCATTTCGCTGGGCCAAAGGGCTCGGAAGCCCTCTAGGGCTCCATCCCCTATCAGCACCATCCAGGCCCAGGCGAATTTCAATGTTGAGCAG TTTGCAGGGACATGGCTCCTTGTGGCTGTGGGCTCTGCATGCCGCTTTCTTCAGGAGCAGGGCCACCGGGCTGAGGCCACCACATTGCACACAACTCCCCAGGGTGCAGCTATGGCTGTCAGCACCTTCCGAAAGCT AGATGGAATCTGTTGGCAGATACGCCAACACTTTGGAGACACCGGGGTCCCTGGCCGCTTCAGGCTCCAAG ggGCCCGTGGGCCAGTGCCTGTGGTTGTTGCTGAGACCGACTACCAGAACTTTGCCGTCCTGTATCTGGAGCAGGCGAGGAGGTTGACTGTGAAGCTGTATG TCCGCTCACTCCCAGTGAGTGATTCTGCCCTGAATGTGTTTGAGCAGCGAGTCAGAGGAGCCAACTTGACAGAACACCAGGTCTTTTACTTCCCCAAGTACG GTTTCTGCGAAACTGCGGACCAGTTCCACACCCTGAATG AGGTGCGGAGATGA
- the Lcn12 gene encoding epididymal-specific lipocalin-12, whose translation MQFQGEWFVLGLAGNTYKREHRTLLSPYITLFELKNNSYFQVTNAMTRGKRCDIWSYALIPTTKPGQFTVENKGERTGADREDVQVIETDYTNFTLVLSLRQTSSLTIIRVSLLGRKWRLPHKPIDRFVCLARTQNLTKNNFVFPDVTGNGFAALGLDT comes from the exons ATGCAGTTTCAGGGGGAATGGTTTGTCCTCGGTCTGGCGGGTAACACCTACAAGAGAGAGCACCGGACCCTGCTCAGCCCCTACATCACATTGTTTGAGCTGAAAAACAACAGCTATTTTCAGGTGACCAACGCCATGACCCG GGGCAAGCGCTGTGATATTTGGTCCTATGCTCTGATCCCAACAACCAAGCCTGGGCAGTTCACCGTGGAGAACAAAGGTGAGC GGACTGGAGCAGACAGAGAAGACGTACAGGTCATCGAGACAGACTACACCAACTTCACCCTGGTACTGTCCCtcagacaaacaagcagcctgacCATCATCAGAGTCAGCCTTCTGG GTAGAAAATGGAGGCTTCCTCATAAGCCAATAGACAGGTTTGTCTGCCTGGCCAGAACCCAGAACCTCACAAAAAACAACTTCGTCTTCCCCGATGTGACTGGTAATGGGTTTGCAGCATTGG GGCTGGACACCTGA